The DNA window CCACCTGGTGGCGCGGCAGCTTCCTGGTCGGCTGCGACGGGGCGAGGTCGACGGTGCGCAAGCTCCTCGACGTCCGCTTTCCGGGCCGTACGGCGGTCGAGCGGCACGCCGTCGCGGCGCTGCGTACGGAGCTTCCGTGGGACGGCGAAGCGTTGCTGCACCGGATGCCGCCGTGGCGGTCCGGCGGACAGGAAGTGACCGCGCGCCCGCTGCGGGACGGTGTGTGGCGGCTCGACTGGCTGCTGCCGCCGCGCGGTGAACTCGTCACGCCCGAGGGCCTGGTGGCGCGGGTGCGGGACACGCTGGCCGGATGGTGCGGGGAGACACCTCCGTACGAGCTTCTCGACACGGGCGTGTACACGCTGCACCACCGGCTGGCCCGCAAATGGCGGGTGGGCCGGGCGTTCCTCGCCGGGGACGCCGCCCACCTGCTCGGGGCGCTCGGGACGCAGGGCCTCGACGAGGGGCTGCGGGATGTCGACAACCTCGCCTGGAAGCTGGCGCAGGCGTGGCAACTGGGCGCCTCGGAGAAGCTGCTCGACAGTTACCAGGCGGAGCGGCGTGCGGCGGTCGCCGCGCGGCTGCGCGCCGCCGACCAGGCGCTGCCGGTGCTTCGGGGCAGCGGTCTGCGGACGTACCTTCCCGGCACCGGGCGCGGGCACGACACGCTGCTGACGGACGGGCATCTGGGACGGGGCGCGCTGGGGGCGCCCCCGGAGTACACGCGCTCTCCGCTCGCACCCCCGCACGCCGAGGCGCAGACGCTGGTGGGTACGCCCCTGGGCGGGCCGGTCGCGGACGTACGGGTGACGGCGCCCGACGGAGCCACGGTACGGCTGCGGGACCGGCTGGGCCGGGGGCGGCAGCTGGTGGTACTGGTCGCGCCGGGGACCGGCGTGTGGGACCGGCGGCACTGGATGACCGCCGGGGTGATGCCCCGGCTGGCCGCCGCGGTGACGGCGCTGCCGGTGCGTGCCGAACTGCTGGTCACGGAGGGCTACCCGGGGGCGTCGGCGCACACCGTGCTGCTGGTACGGCCCGACGGGCATCTGGTCGCGGCGTTCCACGGGGTGCGGCCGGCCGAGCTGTACGCGGCCGCGGACGCGGCTCGCGGAGGGGCGCCAGCGGCGGCGCGCACGGGGCCCGGCCGGCAGCGTTCCGGTGAGGCGGAGGGCTCGGCGACGTCTGCGGGCGCCGAGCGGTCCGACCGACCGGAACCTGATGAGCGTACTGAGCGTGCCGACCGTACCGGCCAGGCCGACCCGACCGACCGGACAGCGGACATCAATTGACCGTCACAGGTGTGCGTGGTGTACTCCGGAGCGTGACCGACACCGATGTGCGCCTGTGGCGGAGGGTCCATATGGACCTCGTCCGCTATGCGGGCTGCGTGTGTCGTCCGTCCTGCTGATTCGCCCTTTCTTCTCGCGCGCTGTGCCGTGCCCTGCTGTGCGTCCGGCCGCGCGTTCTCGCGCAATCTTTCAGGACGGTCCTCTGTGTCTCTTCCCGTACGTTCCACTGGCGCGCCCGCAAGCGCTCCCCGGAACGCTCCGACTCCTCCCTCCCGCTCGTCCGCTCCTTCGTCCGCTCCCTCATCCGCTCCCCGGCCTGCTCCCTCGCCTGCGGAGCTGCTCGCGTTCGTGCGCCGTACCGCGGCTGATGCTTCCCTGGTGGCTTCCCTTCCGCTCGACCCGGAAGGCCGTACGTGGGTACGGCTCGAAGGGCCCGGCGGGAGCGAGGCGTGGCTGATCGGCTGGCCGCCCGGCACCGGTACCGGCTGGCACGACCACGGTGGCTCGCACGGTGCCTTCGCCGCAGCGGCGGGCACACTGCGGGAGGAGTCGCTGGCGGCGCGCATCCCCACGGAGGGCTGGAAGACCCTCGAAGTGGCCGACGGGCTCGACCGGGAGCAGCGGCTGACGGCCGGCCGGGGACGGGCCTTCGGCGCGCACCACGTGCACCAGGTGCTGAACGAGTCGGCGGACGATCACGCCGTCTCGGTGCACGCCTACTACCCGCCACTGCCGATGATGCGGCGCTACAGCCGCACGGGTGCGGTGCTACGTCTGGAGCAGGTCGAGCGTCCGGAGGAGTGGCAGTGAGCGGCGAACGTATCGGCATCGACGAACTGTTGGAGCGGGTGCGCGAAGGGCTCGACCGGATCGGGCCGCAGGAGGCGTACGACGCCGCCGGGGCCGGTGCGCTGCTGGTGGACATCCGGTACGCCGCGCTGCGCGAGCGGGACGGGCTGATTCCGGGGGCACTGGTCGTCGAGCGCAACGAGTTGGAGTGGCGGCTCGATCCCCAGGGCAGTCACCGGGCTCCGGAGGCCACGGATCACGATCTGCGCGTCGTGGTGATCTGCAATGAGGGATACGCGTCGAGCCTCGCCGCGGTGTCCCTGCGGCAGTTGGGGCTGCACCGGGCGACGGACCTCGACGGTGGGTTCCAGGCATGGCGGGCGGCGGGCCTGCCGGTGGTTCCTGCTCCGTAAGGGCGCACCCGGTGACGCGTGCGGCGCTCTCGCTGCTGTCCGCGCCGCCGCCTGGTTCCTTTCTGTGCCGTGAGGGGCTCTCCTGTGCACACGTGTCGCTGTGCACAGGAGGGCGGACGGGGGGCGGACGGCCGGGGCGTCCGGCGGGCCGTGCGGTGGGGCGCCTGGTGGGGTGCCCGGCAGGGGCGCCCGGCGGGCCTTCCGGTCGGCTCGGCACCCACCTCTGATACCGCGGCTCAGAGCGGGTCGTAGCCCAGATCGTCGTCGTCCGCGGCTTCGCCCTCCTCTTCGAGGGCGCGTCTGACCACCCGCAGGGCCATGCCCTCCGGATAGCCCTTGCGGGCCAGCATGCCGGCGAGGCGGCGCAGCCGGCGGTCGCGCTCCAGGCCACGGGTGGACCGGAGTTTGCGGGCCACGAGCTCCCGGGCCCTTTCCTCCTCCTGGTCGGAGTCGAGCTGCTCCATCGCGTCGTCGATGAGCGGGGGCGCGACTCCCTTGTTGCGCAGCTCCCGCGCGAGCGCCCGACGGGCGAGGCCCCGGCCGTGGTGGCGGGACTCCACCCAGGCGTCCGCGAAGGCCGCGTCGTTGATGAGCCCGACCTCCTCGAAGCGGGACAGCACCTCGTCCGACACATCGTCCGGGATGCCGCGCTTCTGGAGGGCGTCCGCGAGCTGTTTGCGGGTGCGGGCGGTCCCGGTGAGCAGCCGCAGGCAGATCGCCCGCGCCTGCTCACCCGGATCCTGAGGCGGCAGCCCTTTCCCGGCCCTCGACGGGGCGGGGCTGCCGCTGTCCTCGGCATCCATGCCTTCGCTTGCGCTTCCCGGCCAGTCCGTCCTCCGGGTCACGGTCTAGCTCTTGGCTGCCGCGGGCTTGGCCGCCTTGGCCTTGGTCGCCGGAGCGGGTACCGACTTCGCGTCGCCGGCGGCGGCCGGTCCGCCGACCGCGGCGTCCGCTCCGGGCTCCGCGCCCGGCGCCACCGGCTTGACGCCGACGCCCAGCTTCTCCTTGATCTTCTTCTCGATCTCGTCGGCGAGATCGGGGTTGTCCTTCAGGAAGTTACGGGCGTTCTCCTTGCCCTGGCCGAGCTGGTCGCCCTCGTACGTGTACCAGGCGCCCGCCTTGCGGACGAAGCCGTGCTCCACGCCCATGTCGATCAGACCGCCCTCGCGGCTGATGCCCTGGCCGTAGAGGATGTCGAACTCGGCCTGCTTGAACGGCGGCGCGACCTTGTTCTTGACGACCTTGACACGGGTGCGGTTGCCGACCGCGTCCGTACCGTCCTTGAGGGTCTCGATGCGCCGGATGTCGAGCCGCACCGAGGCGTAGAACTTCAGCGCCCGGCCACCGGTCGTGGTCTCCGGCGAGCCGAACATCACGCCGATCTTCTCGCGGAGCTGGTTGATGAAGATCGCCGTGGTCCCGGACTGGTGCAGCGCACCAGTGATCTTGCGCAGCGCCTGGCTCATCAGCCGGGCCTGGAGACCGACGTGCGAGTCGCCCATCTCACCCTCGATCTCGGCCCGCGGTACGAGGGCCGCGACGGAGTCGATGACGATCAGGTCGATGGCGCCCGAGCGGACCAGCATGTCCACGATCTCGAGTGCCTGCTCGCCGGTGTCCGGCTGGGAGAGGATCAGGTTGTCCGTGTCGACGCCGAGCGCCTTGGCGTATTCGGGGTCGAGCGCGTGCTCCGCGTCCACGAACGCGACGGTGCCGCCGGCCTTCTGCGCGTTGGCCACGGCGTGCAGCGTCAGTGTCGTCTTACCGGAGGATTCCGGTCCGTACACCTCCACCACACGGCCACGCGGCAGCCCGCCGACGCCGAGGGCGATGTCCAGGGCGGTCGACCCGGTGGAGATGACCTCGATGGGGTCGTTCGGCCGGTCGCCGAGGCGCATCACCGCACCCTTGCCGAATTGTCGTTCAATCTGTGCGAGCGCGGCGTCGAGCGCCTTCTCGCGGTCGGTGCCTGCTGCCATGGGTTCCACCCGATTTGCTTGAGTCGATCGCTTCACGTCAAAGACGCTATCTCCTGCCACTGACAACGCGCCCCGGCGTCGTCCTGACCTGTGGATAACTCTCGCGGCCACACGGCCAGAACTCCCATGAGAATGGATGTTCGATTTTGGTGTCAAGCGCACCACGCCAGCCGCACCGGGCCTCCCGCACCGGCCGTCGGCGGCCCTGCCGCTGCACGGCCGGGCGCTCGTCGCCGTCGGCCGCTCGGTCCTCCGGCAGCGCCGTCGGTGGCCGGTGCCCGTCGCGGTGGTGACCCCGCTGCGCTGCGGCCGACAGCCGGCGCCTCCCGCCCGTACGCCGGACGGTCAGATGTCGTCGTCCGAGGGCGGCGGCGTCCGGTCGGTGCGTGACACCTGCCGCGGCTCGTGGCGCAGGGTGCGCCACATGCGTACGAG is part of the Streptomyces agglomeratus genome and encodes:
- the recA gene encoding recombinase RecA, with the protein product MAAGTDREKALDAALAQIERQFGKGAVMRLGDRPNDPIEVISTGSTALDIALGVGGLPRGRVVEVYGPESSGKTTLTLHAVANAQKAGGTVAFVDAEHALDPEYAKALGVDTDNLILSQPDTGEQALEIVDMLVRSGAIDLIVIDSVAALVPRAEIEGEMGDSHVGLQARLMSQALRKITGALHQSGTTAIFINQLREKIGVMFGSPETTTGGRALKFYASVRLDIRRIETLKDGTDAVGNRTRVKVVKNKVAPPFKQAEFDILYGQGISREGGLIDMGVEHGFVRKAGAWYTYEGDQLGQGKENARNFLKDNPDLADEIEKKIKEKLGVGVKPVAPGAEPGADAAVGGPAAAGDAKSVPAPATKAKAAKPAAAKS
- a CDS encoding cysteine dioxygenase, whose protein sequence is MLAFVRRTAADASLVASLPLDPEGRTWVRLEGPGGSEAWLIGWPPGTGTGWHDHGGSHGAFAAAAGTLREESLAARIPTEGWKTLEVADGLDREQRLTAGRGRAFGAHHVHQVLNESADDHAVSVHAYYPPLPMMRRYSRTGAVLRLEQVERPEEWQ
- a CDS encoding rhodanese-like domain-containing protein; the protein is MSGERIGIDELLERVREGLDRIGPQEAYDAAGAGALLVDIRYAALRERDGLIPGALVVERNELEWRLDPQGSHRAPEATDHDLRVVVICNEGYASSLAAVSLRQLGLHRATDLDGGFQAWRAAGLPVVPAP
- the recX gene encoding recombination regulator RecX, with product MTRRTDWPGSASEGMDAEDSGSPAPSRAGKGLPPQDPGEQARAICLRLLTGTARTRKQLADALQKRGIPDDVSDEVLSRFEEVGLINDAAFADAWVESRHHGRGLARRALARELRNKGVAPPLIDDAMEQLDSDQEEERARELVARKLRSTRGLERDRRLRRLAGMLARKGYPEGMALRVVRRALEEEGEAADDDDLGYDPL
- a CDS encoding FAD-dependent monooxygenase, with the protein product MDPVIVVGAGPVGLALSLALAGHGVPSVLLDEGAGKDEPRTARTALLRADTAELAERLGCTTVRDEGTRWTGWRSMRRNQDVREIRFGEDGDLPSPVHLPQHDLTRGLRDAVMAHELVQIVPHGRLDTIEQDADGVTAHTREPGATWWRGSFLVGCDGARSTVRKLLDVRFPGRTAVERHAVAALRTELPWDGEALLHRMPPWRSGGQEVTARPLRDGVWRLDWLLPPRGELVTPEGLVARVRDTLAGWCGETPPYELLDTGVYTLHHRLARKWRVGRAFLAGDAAHLLGALGTQGLDEGLRDVDNLAWKLAQAWQLGASEKLLDSYQAERRAAVAARLRAADQALPVLRGSGLRTYLPGTGRGHDTLLTDGHLGRGALGAPPEYTRSPLAPPHAEAQTLVGTPLGGPVADVRVTAPDGATVRLRDRLGRGRQLVVLVAPGTGVWDRRHWMTAGVMPRLAAAVTALPVRAELLVTEGYPGASAHTVLLVRPDGHLVAAFHGVRPAELYAAADAARGGAPAAARTGPGRQRSGEAEGSATSAGAERSDRPEPDERTERADRTGQADPTDRTADIN
- a CDS encoding putative leader peptide, with translation MRLWRRVHMDLVRYAGCVCRPSC